From the genome of Streptomyces sp. NBC_01341, one region includes:
- a CDS encoding glycoside hydrolase domain-containing protein: MDEKVLDAQTWVNATYGSVSGYVRCPEDGRTGWSTMNALVMGLQHELGISPVVASFGPTTMSRLQALGDIGFGWDKNSNIVRIIQHGLFCKGYWGANGYGGYGAVTTEAVKNLLLDMGLPDGGTGTAGGVTTPKIFKCILNMDAYTKVSGGTDDIRSIQRWLNGSYWTRDAYTIGPCDGIYSRDVQKSMMIAIQYELGIAAPNGNFGPATQAGLQTKNLGEGSSGLWVQLFSAACVFNSPVPTGSSETGTPTTWRSSYDSKLREWVEIFQRFCKLDDNGRSDYRTWAQLLVSMGDADRPATGSDTRFEITASRAQWLRNNSYEVVGRYLYDPPGSTLDKEIKPGELNTMFSNGLNVFPIYQDNARQLSDFTYSQGYQHALNAHSLAAGYGFNRGTVIYFAVDYDATREEIDAAIVPYFHGVAAGLAYNGKRYVHGVYGSRNVCTVVSRQTGARYSFVSGMSWGFSGNLGFPIPANWSFNQIKEFQVTNGSDTFDLDRDVISGIDLGQSSVNKPSGPADAFIDYVQRLYDHAVAYTGDRDPNQLVMEYIRHKAYGGGDWDFLIGSYDTAFVDYANGKGMSVMADFTDPYTAYELGAEHLMASANGHFVSWMPSNPRSVNAGDVAGWGGDLLTLYVDWRRASDQYPDGRNFVQLKMAKVGVASSFGYNDLIEDADAWLLAKAVRDGRTIVEAVRDLYNGGGGLTRFSRYWNGRFSGNAEDAKFLAHNILTAADDVKVVAGQVGLVTVRGGIKTLPAMLGYDELEPFEQGFVDVLLARTGTEQRLRATYEANHATYVKAAKRRAARE, from the coding sequence TTGGACGAGAAGGTCCTCGACGCTCAGACGTGGGTCAACGCGACCTACGGAAGCGTCTCCGGATACGTACGGTGCCCCGAGGACGGCCGAACAGGCTGGTCCACCATGAACGCCCTCGTGATGGGCCTCCAGCACGAACTGGGCATCAGCCCTGTGGTCGCCAGCTTCGGCCCGACCACGATGTCCAGGCTCCAGGCCCTGGGCGACATCGGCTTCGGCTGGGACAAGAACTCCAACATCGTCCGCATCATCCAGCACGGCCTGTTCTGCAAGGGCTACTGGGGAGCCAACGGCTACGGCGGCTACGGCGCCGTGACCACCGAGGCGGTCAAGAACCTCCTCCTCGACATGGGCCTGCCCGACGGGGGCACCGGCACCGCCGGCGGCGTCACCACGCCGAAGATCTTCAAATGCATCCTGAACATGGACGCTTACACGAAGGTCAGCGGCGGCACGGACGACATCCGTTCGATCCAGCGGTGGCTCAACGGCAGCTACTGGACCAGGGACGCCTACACCATCGGCCCCTGCGACGGGATCTACTCCCGTGACGTGCAGAAGTCCATGATGATCGCCATCCAGTACGAACTCGGGATCGCCGCCCCGAACGGGAACTTCGGCCCGGCCACCCAGGCCGGGCTGCAGACCAAGAACCTCGGCGAGGGCAGTTCGGGTCTGTGGGTCCAGCTGTTCTCCGCCGCCTGCGTGTTCAACTCCCCCGTCCCGACGGGCTCGAGCGAGACGGGCACCCCCACCACGTGGCGCAGCAGCTACGACTCCAAGCTCCGCGAGTGGGTGGAGATCTTCCAGCGGTTCTGCAAGCTGGACGACAACGGACGCTCGGACTACCGGACATGGGCACAGCTCCTGGTCTCGATGGGCGATGCCGACCGCCCCGCCACGGGCTCCGACACCCGGTTCGAGATAACCGCCTCCCGTGCCCAGTGGCTGCGCAACAACAGCTACGAGGTCGTGGGCCGCTATCTGTACGACCCCCCGGGCTCGACCCTGGACAAGGAGATCAAGCCGGGCGAGCTGAACACGATGTTCAGCAACGGGCTGAACGTCTTCCCGATCTACCAGGACAACGCCCGTCAGCTCTCCGACTTCACCTACTCCCAGGGCTACCAGCACGCTCTCAACGCGCACAGCCTGGCCGCCGGTTACGGATTCAACCGCGGCACCGTCATCTACTTCGCGGTGGACTACGACGCCACCCGCGAGGAGATCGACGCGGCGATCGTGCCGTACTTCCACGGCGTCGCCGCCGGCCTCGCCTACAACGGAAAGCGTTACGTGCACGGCGTGTACGGGTCGCGGAACGTGTGCACCGTCGTCAGCCGGCAGACCGGTGCCCGCTACTCGTTCGTGTCGGGCATGTCGTGGGGCTTCTCCGGCAACCTCGGCTTCCCGATCCCCGCCAACTGGTCCTTCAACCAGATCAAGGAGTTCCAGGTCACCAACGGGTCGGACACCTTCGACCTCGACCGTGACGTGATCTCCGGCATCGACCTCGGCCAGAGCAGCGTGAACAAGCCGTCGGGCCCGGCGGACGCCTTCATCGACTACGTCCAGCGCCTGTACGACCACGCCGTGGCCTACACGGGAGACCGCGACCCGAACCAGCTGGTGATGGAGTACATCCGGCACAAGGCGTACGGCGGCGGCGACTGGGACTTCCTGATCGGGTCGTACGACACGGCGTTCGTCGACTACGCCAACGGAAAAGGCATGTCGGTGATGGCCGACTTCACCGACCCCTACACCGCGTACGAGCTGGGCGCCGAGCACCTCATGGCGTCCGCCAACGGGCACTTCGTCTCCTGGATGCCGTCCAACCCGCGTTCGGTGAACGCGGGCGACGTCGCGGGCTGGGGCGGCGACCTGCTGACCCTCTACGTCGACTGGCGCCGGGCCTCGGACCAGTACCCCGACGGCCGCAACTTCGTGCAGCTGAAGATGGCCAAGGTCGGGGTCGCGTCCAGCTTCGGCTACAACGACCTGATCGAGGACGCCGACGCCTGGCTGCTGGCGAAGGCGGTCCGTGACGGCAGGACGATCGTCGAGGCCGTCCGCGACCTCTACAACGGGGGTGGCGGTCTGACACGGTTCAGCCGCTACTGGAACGGGCGCTTCAGCGGCAACGCGGAGGACGCCAAGTTCCTTGCCCACAACATTCTCACCGCGGCGGACGACGTGAAGGTCGTGGCCGGCCAAGTCGGCCTCGTGACGGTCCGGGGCGGGATCAAGACGCTGCCCGCGATGCTCGGATACGACGAACTGGAGCCCTTCGAGCAGGGTTTCGTCGACGTGCTGCTGGCCCGCACGGGAACCGAACAGCGCCTGAGGGCCACCTATGAAGCGAACCACGCGACGTACGTGAAGGCCGCCAAGAGGCGCGCGGCCCGCGAATGA
- a CDS encoding DNA-binding protein — translation MPGTLLLDSEGLSKLYRKDRTVVALVQAASEEGIRVATSAMTTLEADYERIHPARIKWVLSRVDVHDVTREVTDEAAVLLRAHHLHGHKYAIDAAFAVIARNAPQPVTVLTSDPEDLTLLCGPSVEVVKV, via the coding sequence ATGCCCGGCACCCTGCTGCTCGACAGCGAAGGACTCTCCAAGCTCTACCGTAAGGACCGCACCGTCGTAGCACTGGTCCAGGCGGCATCAGAGGAAGGCATCCGCGTGGCCACCAGCGCCATGACCACTCTCGAGGCCGATTACGAGCGGATCCACCCGGCCCGCATCAAGTGGGTCCTCTCCCGCGTCGACGTTCACGACGTCACCAGAGAGGTCACCGACGAAGCCGCCGTCCTCCTTCGCGCCCATCATCTCCACGGCCACAAGTACGCCATCGACGCCGCCTTCGCCGTCATCGCCCGCAACGCACCCCAGCCGGTCACCGTCCTCACTTCCGACCCCGAGGACCTGACACTCCTGTGCGGCCCTTCCGTAGAGGTCGTCAAGGTCTGA
- a CDS encoding DUF2716 domain-containing protein produces the protein MVELLETEYRRVWDRFYDEFTFRPSTSSFKWPAVKEPIASVTWSLAVLDDDPEYERLDRLVEVVEQGLKSCMGPSGTLLALDWQHTSYRFAPLGVGGPGQPAWPLSPYPDGDYYIYLSEDFRMGSFGHPWEQSLCLFGQEFLDATSAEVEKPLGQPIRRSGRAVGTA, from the coding sequence GTGGTCGAGCTGCTTGAGACCGAGTACCGACGCGTTTGGGACCGCTTCTACGACGAGTTCACGTTCCGGCCGAGTACGAGTTCTTTCAAGTGGCCGGCCGTCAAGGAGCCCATCGCATCGGTTACCTGGAGCCTTGCCGTGCTTGACGACGATCCTGAATACGAGCGTTTGGACCGCTTGGTCGAGGTGGTCGAGCAGGGGCTGAAGTCCTGCATGGGCCCGAGCGGAACACTGCTCGCGCTCGACTGGCAGCACACGTCGTATCGCTTTGCACCGCTGGGCGTCGGTGGCCCTGGGCAGCCGGCCTGGCCTTTGAGCCCGTATCCCGATGGGGATTACTACATCTACCTCTCGGAAGACTTCCGTATGGGCAGTTTTGGGCACCCTTGGGAACAGTCGCTCTGTCTGTTCGGTCAGGAATTCCTCGACGCCACATCTGCGGAGGTGGAGAAGCCGCTCGGCCAGCCGATCCGTAGGTCCGGCAGGGCAGTCGGCACCGCCTGA
- the ychF gene encoding redox-regulated ATPase YchF, translating into MSLTIGIVGLPNVGKSTLFNALTKNDVLAANYPFATIEPNVGVVGVPDPRLNKLAEIFSSQKLLPATVDFVDIAGIVRGASEGEGLGNKFLANIRESDAICQVIRAFKDENVVHVDGKVSPKDDIETINTELILADLQSVEKAVPRLTKESRLQKEKVAVLAAVEEAQKILEAGDTLFSQGITAGTEKGRLLHELHLLTTKPFLYVFNVDEDELVDEDFKNEQRALVAPAEAIFLNAKIESELIELDDEEALELLQSMGQEEPGLATLGRVGFDTLGLQTYLTAGPKETRAWTIKKGATAPEAAGVIHTDFQKGFIKAEIISFDDLVETGSVAEARAKGKARMEGKDYVMQDGDVVEFRFNV; encoded by the coding sequence GTGTCGCTCACGATCGGAATCGTCGGCCTGCCGAATGTCGGCAAGTCGACCCTGTTCAACGCCCTGACCAAGAACGACGTGCTGGCGGCCAACTACCCGTTCGCCACGATCGAGCCGAACGTGGGCGTCGTCGGTGTCCCCGACCCCCGCCTGAACAAGCTCGCCGAGATCTTCAGCTCGCAGAAGCTGCTCCCGGCCACCGTCGACTTCGTCGACATCGCGGGCATCGTGCGTGGCGCGAGCGAGGGTGAGGGCCTGGGCAACAAGTTCCTCGCGAACATCCGTGAGTCCGACGCGATCTGCCAGGTCATCCGCGCCTTCAAGGACGAGAACGTCGTCCACGTCGACGGCAAGGTCTCGCCGAAGGACGACATCGAGACGATCAACACCGAGCTGATCCTGGCCGACCTCCAGTCCGTCGAGAAGGCCGTCCCGCGTCTGACGAAGGAGTCCCGCCTCCAGAAGGAGAAGGTCGCGGTCCTCGCGGCCGTCGAGGAGGCCCAGAAGATCCTCGAAGCGGGCGACACCCTTTTCTCCCAGGGCATCACCGCCGGCACGGAGAAGGGCCGCCTTCTCCACGAGCTGCACCTGCTCACGACGAAGCCCTTCCTCTACGTCTTCAACGTCGACGAGGACGAGCTGGTCGACGAGGACTTCAAGAACGAGCAGCGCGCCCTGGTCGCCCCGGCCGAGGCCATCTTCCTGAACGCCAAGATCGAGTCCGAGCTGATCGAGCTCGACGACGAGGAGGCCCTCGAGCTCCTCCAGTCGATGGGCCAGGAGGAGCCCGGCCTGGCCACCCTCGGCCGCGTCGGCTTCGACACCCTGGGCCTGCAGACCTACCTCACGGCAGGCCCGAAGGAAACCCGCGCCTGGACGATCAAGAAGGGCGCCACGGCCCCCGAGGCGGCCGGTGTGATCCACACCGACTTCCAGAAGGGCTTCATCAAGGCGGAGATCATCTCCTTCGACGACCTCGTCGAGACGGGCTCGGTCGCCGAGGCCCGCGCCAAGGGCAAGGCGCGCATGGAGGGCAAGGACTACGTGATGCAGGACGGCGACGTGGTGGAGTTCCGCTTCAACGTCTAA
- a CDS encoding DUF6542 domain-containing protein, producing MEQHRTRTPQRRQPPQVTSGPSGGLGEAPSGYPVSVAVAPAPASGPVPGRRPGPVAPVVLALRRFPNPRLTGIGAGLFATLAMFLLACLDRLLLGSSEIVYGVLFLPVSALTALWVRPADLVTAPIIVPIAFAVGVIPVAGGTGGFGGQIMAVVTALAVHAGWLYGGTLVAGLIATVRKIRQMRERQRHLVRADRSARRPRV from the coding sequence GTGGAGCAGCACAGGACTCGTACCCCGCAGCGCAGGCAGCCCCCGCAGGTCACCTCCGGCCCGTCCGGCGGCCTCGGTGAGGCTCCGTCCGGCTACCCGGTGTCGGTGGCGGTGGCCCCGGCGCCCGCTTCCGGGCCCGTTCCCGGTCGTCGTCCCGGTCCCGTCGCGCCCGTGGTGCTGGCGCTGCGCAGATTCCCGAATCCGCGGCTGACCGGCATCGGCGCCGGGCTCTTCGCGACCCTGGCCATGTTCCTGCTGGCCTGCCTGGACCGGCTGCTCCTCGGCAGCTCGGAGATCGTGTACGGGGTGCTCTTCCTGCCGGTCAGCGCGCTGACCGCCCTGTGGGTGCGCCCCGCCGACCTGGTGACGGCCCCGATCATCGTCCCCATCGCCTTCGCCGTCGGCGTGATCCCGGTCGCCGGGGGCACGGGCGGATTCGGCGGGCAGATCATGGCCGTCGTCACCGCGCTGGCCGTGCACGCCGGCTGGCTGTACGGCGGCACGCTCGTCGCGGGACTGATCGCCACCGTGCGGAAGATCCGTCAGATGCGGGAGCGGCAGCGCCACCTGGTCAGGGCCGACCGGAGCGCACGCCGCCCCCGCGTGTAG
- the ppgK gene encoding polyphosphate--glucose phosphotransferase — protein MEIFGVDIGGSGIKGAPVDLDRGELAQERHKVLTPHPATPESVADGVAEVVGHFDWQGPVGITFPGVVTGGITRTAANVDKGWIDTDARALLTERIGRSVTILNDADAAGIAEMTFGAGKDRKGTVIMLTLGTGIGSAVFTDGHLVPNTELGHLELHGHDAEKRASTKAKEDEDLSWAHWAHRVQKYLVHVEMLFSPELFIIGGGVSRKAEKFLPLIEHVRAELVPAQLQNNAGIVGAAMAAAGK, from the coding sequence ATGGAGATCTTCGGTGTGGACATCGGTGGTTCAGGGATCAAGGGTGCGCCCGTCGACCTGGACCGCGGAGAGCTGGCGCAGGAGCGCCACAAGGTTTTGACACCTCACCCGGCGACGCCCGAGAGCGTCGCCGACGGCGTGGCCGAGGTGGTAGGTCACTTCGACTGGCAGGGGCCGGTCGGTATCACGTTCCCCGGAGTGGTCACGGGCGGAATCACCAGGACCGCGGCGAACGTGGACAAGGGCTGGATCGACACGGACGCCCGGGCGCTGCTGACCGAGCGCATCGGCCGGAGCGTCACGATCCTGAACGACGCCGACGCGGCGGGAATCGCCGAGATGACCTTCGGCGCGGGCAAGGACCGCAAGGGCACGGTGATCATGCTGACCCTCGGCACGGGCATCGGCAGCGCCGTCTTCACCGACGGGCACCTCGTGCCCAACACCGAGCTCGGTCACCTGGAACTGCACGGCCACGACGCCGAGAAGCGCGCCTCCACGAAGGCCAAGGAGGACGAGGACCTCAGCTGGGCCCACTGGGCGCACCGGGTGCAGAAGTACCTGGTCCACGTGGAGATGCTGTTCTCGCCCGAGCTCTTCATCATCGGCGGCGGGGTCAGCCGCAAGGCCGAGAAGTTCCTGCCGCTGATCGAGCACGTACGGGCCGAGCTCGTCCCGGCGCAGCTGCAGAACAACGCGGGCATCGTCGGCGCCGCGATGGCCGCCGCGGGCAAGTAG
- a CDS encoding 4-hydroxy-3-methylbut-2-enyl diphosphate reductase → MTATPSPSPATAPSAGAPRRSDSRRVLLAAPRGYCAGVDRAVIAVEKALEQYGAPIYVRHEIVHNKYVVQTLEKKGAIFVDVTAEVPEGSIVMFSAHGVAPTVHAEAAERRLATIDATCPLVTKVHKEAVRYAKEDYDILLIGHEGHEEVIGTSGEAPDHITLVDGPEDVANVEVRDESKVVWLSQTTLSVDETMETVGALKNKFPNLLSPPSDDICYATQNRQVAVKKLAEDADLVIVVGSKNSSNSIRMVEVALDAGAPAAHLVDFASEIDEAWLEGVTTVGLTSGASVPDVLVDGVLEWLGERGYADVETVKTADESITFSLPKELRRDLRAEAAALSAE, encoded by the coding sequence ATGACTGCAACGCCCAGCCCGTCGCCCGCCACCGCCCCGAGCGCAGGCGCTCCGCGCCGCAGTGACAGCCGCCGTGTCCTGCTCGCCGCGCCCCGCGGTTACTGCGCGGGCGTGGACCGTGCCGTGATCGCCGTGGAGAAGGCCCTGGAGCAGTACGGGGCCCCGATCTACGTCCGCCACGAGATCGTGCACAACAAGTACGTCGTGCAAACCCTCGAGAAGAAGGGCGCGATCTTCGTCGACGTGACCGCGGAGGTGCCCGAGGGCTCCATCGTGATGTTCTCCGCGCACGGCGTCGCCCCCACGGTCCACGCGGAGGCAGCCGAGCGCAGGCTCGCCACGATCGACGCGACGTGCCCCCTGGTGACCAAGGTCCACAAGGAAGCCGTGCGCTACGCCAAGGAGGACTACGACATCCTCCTGATCGGCCACGAGGGCCACGAGGAGGTCATCGGCACGAGCGGCGAGGCCCCTGACCACATCACCCTGGTCGACGGACCCGAGGACGTGGCCAACGTCGAGGTCCGCGACGAGTCGAAGGTCGTCTGGCTGTCCCAGACCACCCTCTCCGTCGACGAGACGATGGAGACGGTCGGCGCCCTCAAGAACAAGTTCCCGAACCTCCTCTCCCCGCCGAGCGACGACATCTGCTACGCCACGCAGAACCGCCAGGTCGCGGTGAAGAAGCTGGCGGAGGACGCCGATCTGGTCATCGTCGTCGGCTCGAAGAACTCCTCCAACTCGATCCGCATGGTCGAGGTAGCCCTGGACGCCGGTGCGCCGGCCGCCCACCTGGTGGACTTCGCCTCCGAGATCGACGAGGCATGGCTGGAGGGCGTCACCACGGTCGGTCTCACCTCGGGTGCCTCGGTGCCCGACGTCCTGGTCGACGGTGTGCTGGAGTGGCTGGGCGAGCGGGGTTACGCCGACGTCGAGACGGTGAAGACCGCCGACGAGTCGATCACCTTCTCGCTGCCCAAGGAGCTCCGGCGCGACCTGCGCGCCGAGGCGGCCGCACTCTCCGCCGAGTAA
- a CDS encoding APC family permease, which translates to MAGSGSSTDDGRLRRTLGFRDLVVYGLLFIAPMAPVGVFGTLDAKSDGAVALVYLVATVVMAFTAFSYAQMVHVAPLAGSVFAYARKGLGEGPGFIAGWMAMLDYLLIPAVAYLFSGIAMNALVPEVSRWVWTAIAVVVTTLLNLWGVRAAARVGFAVLAMEIVVLLVFVVSAVVVLVRDGAQRGWLSPLSGDTGFSATAVLGAVSVAVLSYLGFDAIASFAEEVTGGSAKVARAVLFCLVLAGVLFIVQTYLAGLLEPVSSAELAADPVKQGSAFYDTVDASVGTWLHDLVAVSKAIGAAFAALAGQAAAGRLLFAMARERRLPSVLSQVDSRSGVPRLAITCAAVVTLVAAVWAARRDDGLDHLVSVVDVGALTAFVLLHASVVGWFVVRRMEGPPSWWRHVLMPVVGAVVLVVVILEATTSAQLVGLCWLGIGLVVLAVQWGRRGA; encoded by the coding sequence ATGGCGGGCAGCGGCAGCAGCACGGACGACGGACGGCTGCGGCGCACACTCGGGTTCCGGGACCTGGTGGTCTACGGGCTGCTGTTCATCGCCCCCATGGCCCCGGTGGGCGTGTTCGGCACCCTGGACGCCAAGTCCGACGGTGCCGTGGCGCTGGTCTATCTCGTGGCGACGGTCGTGATGGCCTTCACCGCTTTCAGCTACGCCCAGATGGTCCACGTCGCCCCGCTCGCCGGTTCGGTCTTCGCGTACGCCCGCAAAGGCCTCGGGGAGGGGCCGGGGTTCATCGCCGGCTGGATGGCGATGCTCGACTACCTGCTCATCCCCGCGGTCGCCTACCTCTTCTCCGGGATCGCGATGAACGCGCTGGTGCCGGAGGTGTCGCGGTGGGTGTGGACGGCGATCGCGGTGGTCGTGACGACCCTGCTCAACCTCTGGGGGGTACGGGCGGCGGCGCGGGTGGGCTTCGCGGTGCTCGCCATGGAGATCGTGGTGCTGCTGGTCTTCGTGGTGTCGGCCGTGGTCGTGCTGGTCAGGGACGGGGCGCAGCGCGGCTGGCTGAGTCCGCTCAGCGGGGACACGGGCTTCTCGGCGACGGCCGTGCTGGGGGCGGTGTCGGTCGCGGTGCTGTCGTACCTGGGCTTCGACGCGATCGCGTCGTTCGCCGAGGAGGTGACGGGCGGGTCGGCCAAGGTGGCGCGGGCGGTGCTGTTCTGTCTGGTGCTGGCCGGGGTGCTGTTCATCGTCCAGACGTATCTCGCCGGGCTGCTGGAACCCGTCTCGTCCGCGGAGCTCGCGGCTGATCCGGTGAAGCAGGGGTCGGCCTTCTACGACACGGTGGACGCCTCCGTCGGCACCTGGCTGCACGATCTCGTCGCCGTGAGCAAGGCGATCGGCGCGGCTTTCGCGGCTCTGGCTGGACAGGCGGCGGCCGGGCGGCTGCTGTTCGCGATGGCCCGGGAACGGCGCCTGCCCTCGGTGCTCTCCCAGGTGGACTCCAGGTCCGGGGTACCGCGCTTGGCGATCACGTGTGCCGCGGTGGTGACCCTGGTGGCGGCGGTGTGGGCGGCCCGGCGCGACGACGGGCTCGACCATCTGGTGTCGGTGGTGGACGTGGGCGCCCTCACGGCGTTCGTGCTGCTGCACGCCTCGGTGGTGGGCTGGTTCGTCGTACGCCGCATGGAGGGCCCGCCGAGCTGGTGGCGCCATGTGCTGATGCCGGTGGTCGGGGCGGTCGTTCTCGTCGTCGTGATCCTTGAGGCGACGACGAGTGCGCAGCTGGTGGGGCTGTGCTGGCTCGGGATCGGGCTCGTGGTGCTCGCGGTGCAGTGGGGGCGGCGGGGCGCCTGA
- the xseA gene encoding exodeoxyribonuclease VII large subunit, protein MALTTSPEAPLPVGDVSRLIGGWIDRLGAVWVEGQITQLSRRPGAGVVFLTLRDPSHDISVSVTCFRQVFDRIADVVTEGARVVVLAKPEWYAPRGQLSLRATEIRPVGIGELLVRLEQLKKSLAAEGLFALDRKKPLPFLPQLVGLVCGRASAAERDVLENARRRWPAVRFEVRNTAVQGVHAVNQVVQAVKELDGMPDVDVIVVARGGGSVEDLLPFSDEELIRTVAACRTPVVSAIGHEPDSPLLDLVADLRASTPTDAAKKVVPDVGEELDRVQQLRDRGLRTVRGLIEREERGLAHALGRSSMERPHRMVDERASEIDALVGRGRRVLGHLLDRADSELAHTRARVVALSPAATLERGYAVLQRPDGHVVRSPADAGAPDDELRARVSEGEFTVRVAE, encoded by the coding sequence ATGGCTCTCACTACGTCCCCGGAAGCCCCGCTGCCCGTAGGCGACGTGTCGCGGCTGATCGGCGGGTGGATCGACCGGCTCGGCGCCGTCTGGGTCGAGGGGCAGATCACCCAGCTGTCGCGCCGGCCGGGCGCCGGGGTGGTGTTCCTGACGCTGCGCGATCCGTCGCACGACATCTCGGTGAGCGTGACCTGCTTCCGGCAGGTCTTCGACCGGATCGCCGACGTGGTGACCGAGGGCGCGCGGGTCGTCGTCCTGGCGAAGCCGGAGTGGTACGCCCCCCGGGGTCAGCTGTCCCTGCGGGCCACGGAGATACGGCCGGTAGGCATCGGTGAGCTGCTGGTGCGGCTGGAGCAGTTGAAGAAGTCCCTGGCGGCCGAGGGTCTGTTCGCCCTGGACCGCAAGAAGCCGCTGCCCTTCCTGCCGCAGTTGGTCGGCCTGGTCTGCGGGCGGGCGTCGGCGGCGGAGCGCGATGTGCTGGAGAACGCCAGGCGGCGCTGGCCGGCCGTGCGCTTCGAGGTGCGCAACACGGCGGTGCAGGGGGTGCACGCGGTGAATCAGGTGGTCCAGGCGGTCAAGGAGCTGGACGGCATGCCGGACGTCGACGTGATCGTGGTCGCCCGTGGCGGCGGCAGCGTGGAGGACCTCCTGCCGTTCTCCGACGAGGAGCTGATCCGGACGGTGGCCGCGTGCCGTACACCGGTGGTCTCCGCGATCGGACACGAACCGGACTCGCCGCTGCTCGACCTGGTCGCCGACCTGCGCGCGTCGACGCCGACGGACGCGGCGAAGAAGGTCGTGCCGGACGTGGGCGAGGAGCTGGACCGTGTGCAGCAGTTGCGGGACCGGGGCCTGCGGACGGTGCGGGGGCTGATCGAGCGGGAGGAGCGGGGGCTGGCGCACGCGCTGGGCCGGTCCTCGATGGAGCGTCCGCACCGCATGGTGGACGAGCGGGCCTCCGAGATCGATGCCCTGGTGGGGCGCGGCCGCCGGGTGCTGGGGCATCTGCTGGACCGCGCCGACTCGGAGCTCGCGCACACCCGGGCCCGGGTGGTCGCGCTGTCGCCGGCGGCGACCCTGGAGCGGGGGTACGCGGTGCTGCAGCGGCCGGACGGCCATGTGGTGCGCTCCCCCGCCGATGCCGGGGCGCCGGACGACGAGCTGCGGGCGCGGGTGTCCGAGGGCGAGTTCACGGTACGGGTGGCGGAATGA
- a CDS encoding exodeoxyribonuclease VII small subunit: protein MTDDGTTVAAATGTLGYEQARDELIEVVRRLEAGGTTLEESLALWERGEELAKVCRRWLEGARARLDAALASPEESGEGGDGAA, encoded by the coding sequence ATGACGGACGACGGGACGACGGTGGCTGCCGCGACGGGCACGCTCGGCTACGAGCAGGCGCGGGACGAGCTGATCGAGGTCGTACGCCGCCTGGAGGCGGGCGGCACGACGCTGGAGGAGTCGCTGGCCCTGTGGGAGCGGGGCGAGGAGCTGGCGAAGGTGTGCCGGCGCTGGCTGGAAGGCGCTCGGGCCCGGCTGGACGCGGCGCTGGCCTCCCCGGAGGAGTCCGGGGAGGGCGGCGACGGCGCGGCCTGA
- a CDS encoding DUF4245 domain-containing protein yields MASKRGKQTVRDMFLSMLVITAVAGVVYIFIPHDDKADPVKAVDYRVELATARRAAPYPVVAPDGLAKGWKPTSVSYQGQNGSGWHLGFLDPDKKYVAVEQSTSPARKYVPEVSQDARDTGRTREVAGKAWQVWEGSKYDALVLHADGVTTVVTGSAPADRLAEMATALRAAGPGATEAS; encoded by the coding sequence GTGGCAAGCAAGCGAGGCAAGCAGACCGTCCGGGACATGTTCCTGTCGATGCTCGTGATCACCGCAGTGGCGGGGGTCGTCTACATCTTCATTCCGCATGACGACAAGGCCGATCCGGTCAAGGCGGTCGACTACCGCGTCGAGCTGGCGACGGCCCGACGCGCCGCGCCGTACCCCGTGGTGGCACCCGACGGACTGGCCAAGGGCTGGAAGCCGACCTCGGTGTCCTACCAGGGGCAGAACGGCTCCGGCTGGCACCTCGGCTTCCTCGACCCCGACAAGAAGTACGTCGCCGTCGAGCAGTCCACGAGCCCCGCCCGCAAGTACGTTCCCGAGGTCAGCCAGGACGCCCGGGACACCGGGCGCACGCGCGAGGTCGCCGGCAAGGCGTGGCAGGTCTGGGAGGGCTCCAAGTACGACGCGCTCGTGCTGCACGCCGACGGTGTCACCACCGTGGTCACGGGCTCGGCCCCGGCGGACCGCCTCGCCGAGATGGCCACCGCGCTGCGGGCCGCCGGCCCCGGCGCCACCGAGGCCTCCTGA